In a genomic window of Streptomyces noursei ATCC 11455:
- a CDS encoding type Z 30S ribosomal protein S14 — protein sequence MAKKALIAKAARKPKFGVRAYTRCQRCGRPHSVYRKFGLCRVCLREMAHRGELPGVTKSSW from the coding sequence ATGGCGAAGAAGGCTCTGATTGCCAAGGCTGCTCGCAAGCCCAAGTTCGGTGTGCGCGCGTACACCCGCTGCCAGCGCTGTGGCCGCCCGCACTCCGTATACCGCAAGTTCGGCCTCTGCCGCGTGTGCCTTCGTGAGATGGCTCACCGTGGCGAGCTGCCGGGCGTGACCAAGAGCTCCTGGTAA
- the rplE gene encoding 50S ribosomal protein L5: protein MTATTNAPRLKTRYREEIAGKLKDEFSYENVMQIPGLVKIVVNMGVGDAARDSKLIEGAVRDLTTITGQKPAVTKARKSIAQFKLREGQPIGAHVTLRGDRMWEFLDRLLSLALPRIRDFRGLSPKQFDGRGNYTFGLTEQVMFHEIDQDKIDRTRGMDITVVTTATNDDEGRALLRHLGFPFKEA, encoded by the coding sequence ATGACTGCCACCACCAACGCGCCGCGTCTGAAGACGCGCTACCGCGAAGAGATCGCCGGCAAGCTGAAGGACGAGTTCTCGTACGAGAACGTCATGCAGATCCCCGGCCTCGTCAAGATCGTGGTCAACATGGGTGTGGGCGACGCCGCCCGCGACTCCAAGCTGATCGAGGGCGCCGTGCGCGACCTCACCACGATCACCGGTCAGAAGCCGGCCGTCACCAAGGCCCGTAAGTCCATCGCGCAGTTCAAGCTGCGTGAGGGCCAGCCGATCGGTGCCCACGTCACCCTCCGCGGTGACCGCATGTGGGAGTTCCTGGACCGCCTGCTGTCGCTGGCGCTGCCGCGCATCCGCGACTTCCGTGGTCTGTCCCCGAAGCAGTTCGACGGTCGGGGCAACTACACCTTCGGTCTCACGGAGCAGGTCATGTTCCACGAGATCGACCAGGACAAGATCGACCGTACCCGGGGTATGGACATCACCGTGGTCACCACGGCGACCAACGACGACGAGGGCCGCGCCCTGCTTCGTCACCTCGGCTTCCCGTTCAAGGAGGCGTGA